One Fusobacterium nucleatum genomic window carries:
- the mltG gene encoding endolytic transglycosylase MltG, translated as MKKILAIISLVIIILAGTTVYQFVKKDKYNLVLEIDKDKPLKESLSVLPVSNNPFFKLYLKFRNDGKDIKAGNYELRGKFNMIELVSMLESGKSKVFKFTIIEGNTVKNVIDKLVANGKGTRENFEKALKEIDFPYPTPNGNFEGYLYPETYFIPESYDEKAILNIFLKEFLKKFPVENYPDKDEFYQKLIMASILEREAAVESEKPIMASVFYNRIAKNMTLSADSTVNFVFNYEKKRIYYKDLEVDSPYNTYKNKGLPPGPICNPTVSSVNAAYNPADTEYLFFVTKGGGEHFFSKTYKEHLDFQKNK; from the coding sequence ATAATTTTAGCAGGAACAACTGTCTATCAGTTTGTAAAAAAAGATAAATATAATTTAGTTTTAGAAATAGATAAAGATAAACCTTTAAAAGAATCCTTATCAGTTTTACCTGTTTCAAATAATCCTTTCTTTAAATTATATTTAAAATTTAGAAATGATGGAAAAGATATAAAAGCAGGTAACTATGAATTAAGAGGAAAATTCAATATGATAGAACTTGTTTCTATGCTTGAAAGTGGTAAATCTAAGGTATTTAAGTTTACAATAATAGAAGGAAATACTGTAAAAAATGTTATAGATAAATTAGTTGCTAATGGAAAAGGAACTAGAGAAAATTTTGAAAAAGCACTTAAGGAAATAGATTTTCCTTATCCAACTCCTAATGGTAATTTTGAAGGTTATTTATATCCTGAAACTTATTTTATACCTGAATCTTATGATGAAAAAGCTATACTTAATATATTTCTAAAAGAATTTTTAAAGAAATTCCCAGTAGAAAATTATCCAGATAAAGATGAATTTTATCAAAAACTTATAATGGCTTCTATACTTGAAAGAGAAGCAGCTGTTGAAAGTGAAAAACCTATTATGGCTTCTGTTTTCTATAACAGGATTGCAAAAAATATGACTTTATCTGCAGATTCAACTGTTAATTTTGTTTTTAACTATGAAAAGAAAAGAATATACTATAAGGATTTAGAGGTTGATTCTCCTTATAACACGTATAAAAATAAAGGACTTCCACCTGGACCTATTTGTAATCCAACTGTTAGCTCTGTTAATGCTGCTTATAATCCAGCAGATACTGAATATTTATTCTTTGTTACAAAAGGTGGAGGAGAACACTTTTTTAGTAAAACATATAAGGAACATTTAGATTTTCAAAAAAATAAATGA